One window from the genome of Antechinus flavipes isolate AdamAnt ecotype Samford, QLD, Australia chromosome X, AdamAnt_v2, whole genome shotgun sequence encodes:
- the LOC127543082 gene encoding sperm acrosome membrane-associated protein 4-like → MYIHILLFLGTTGTLLLGSPITAKRCYYCKVTDASRSMNIMMTCEEVDNCYISQEAAVNLAKVTNKECLQLSYHGQQQHEDYLRVTYKLSKDLCSAIPIEKPHNAASITVASGQALIVLLGFLL, encoded by the coding sequence ATGTATATCCACATCCTACTATTCCTGGGCACCACTGGCACCCTCCTTCTGGGCTCTCCAATCACAGCAAAGCGATGCTATTACTGTAAAGTGACTGATGCATCCAGATCCATGAACATCATGATGACCTGTGAGGAAGTAGACAACTGCTACATCAGCCAGGAGGCAGCCGTCAATCTTGCAAAGGTCACCAACAAGGAATGCCTGCAGTTAAGTTACCATGGGCAGCAGCAACACGAAGACTACCTGCGTGTAACCTACAAGCTCAGCAAGGACTTGTGCTCTGCAATACCAATAGAGAAGCCACATAATGCAGCCTCCATCACAGTGGCCTCAGGGCAGGCCCTGATAGTGCTACTGGGGTTTCTGCTGTGA